In a single window of the Falco rusticolus isolate bFalRus1 chromosome 11, bFalRus1.pri, whole genome shotgun sequence genome:
- the FRRS1 gene encoding ferric-chelate reductase 1: MELPGLAFAVWMFICFYASMDSYPSGKVREACTSMIPCHGSSPRLSPEHTIAVNGTEFKPGDNIEVLLSGPDFEGFFIQARDAEHLDSPAVGSFMLADRRLSQLLTCGRTKNSAVSHTSKAKKKNIKVYWIAPGDAPRRVQFLATVVKKYKTFWVKIPGPIISQPNALSPTTPLHATSVALSTSHPVSYLSKPFDASHCGSMKFCIRNPSNCDPESTSCFFLSFQQEKSSVFIEMSGPSEGYLAFALSHDQWMGGDDAYLCVNEDHHVHVSAACLKGRSPPVLDSENPLEDVSWRLVDGVLQCSFRRNIRLPSYKDRFNLDASYYIFLADGEASEGGLIHKHRRQPLITNGRYNVTGLPQDIGGSRSPRLIKAHGVLMFVAWITTVSIGVIVARFFKPVWSHSFLFGKEMWFQIHRMLMLTTVMLTSISFVLPFIYRGGWSQQAGFHPYLGCTVMALTIFQPLMAGFRPSRHAPRRPLFNWFHWSTGTTARILAVVTMFLGMDLPALDLPDPWDTYTMIGFVAWHVGIDVLLEIHSYCLIRKVEVIEDDRVQILQSLTSAEAEGRLFKQIMLTIYVCGNTVFLIAFLVAISQT; the protein is encoded by the exons ATGGAGCTGCCTGgccttgcttttgctgtttggaTGTTTATTTGCTTCTATGCATCCATGGATAGCTATCCAAGTGGAAAAGTAAGAGAAGCCTGCACTAGCATGATACCTTGTCATGGTAGCTCTCCAAGGCTGTCACCTGAGCATACCATTGCAGTGAATGGGACTGAATTTAAACCAGGGGACAACATAGAAG TTCTTCTGTCTGGACCAGATTTTGAAGGGTTTTTCATACAAGCCCGGGATGCAGAACACCTGGATAGCCCTGCAGTTGGTTCTTTCATGTTAGCTGACCGGAGACTTTCTCAGCTTCTGACATGTGGCCGTACCAAG aATTCAGCTGTCAGTCACACAAGTAAAGcgaaaaagaaaaacataaaagtttATTGGATTGCTCCTGGAGATGCACCAAGACGTGTACAGTTTCT AGCCACAGTTGTGAAGAAATACAAGACTTTCTGGGTGAAGATTCCTGGTCCCATCATTTCTCAGCCTAACGCACTGTCCCCAACAACACCCTTGCATGCGACATCAGTGGCTCTATCAACTTCACACCCGGTTTCCTATTTATCAAAGCCA TTTGATGCTTCACATTGTGGCAGTATGAAGTTCTGTATCAGGAACCCTTCAAACTGTGATCCTGAAAGTacttcctgtttttttctgtccttccaaCAAGAGAAGAGTTCAGTATTTATTGAAATGAGTGGTCCAAGTGAAGGATATCTAGCATTTGCATTGTCCCATGACCAGTGGATG GGTGGTGATGATGCATATCTGTGTGTTAATGAGGACCATCATGTTCATGTAAGCGCTGCCTGTCTGAAGGGGCGAAGTCCTCCTGTTTTGGATTCAGAG AATCCCCTTGAAGATGTGTCATGGAGGCTTGTGGATGGTGTTCTTCAATGTTCTTTCAGAAGGAATATTCGTCTTCCTTCTTATAAAGACAGATTTAATCTGGATGCCAGTTACTACATCTTTCTGGCAGATGGGGAAGCTAGTGAAG GTGGACTAATACACAAACATCGTCGTCAGCCTCTGATCACCAATGGAAGGTACAATGTCACAGGCCTTCCTCAGGATATTGGAGGCTCCCGGTCCCCACGACTCATCAAGGCTCATG gAGTGCTGATGTTTGTTGCTTGGATTACCACAGTTAGTATTGGTGTTATTGTTGCACGATTCTTCAAACCTGTCTGGTCTCATTCATTCCTGTTTGGAAAGGAGATGTGGTTTCAG ATACATCGTATGCTGATGTTGACCACGGTCATGCTTACAAGCATTTCTTTTGTGTTGCCTTTTATATACCGAGGAGGCTGGAGCCAG CAAGCAGGTTTTCATCCCTATCTTGGCTGTACTGTGATGGCTCTGACAATCTTTCAACCACTTATGGCAGGTTTCAGACCATCTCGTCATGCACCAAG GAGACCATTGTTTAACTGGTTTCACTGGAGTACTGGTACAACAGCTAGAATACTAGCTG TGGTGACTATGTTCTTGGGAATGGATCTACCAGCACTTGACCTACCAGACCCATGGGACACCTATACAATGATTGGGTTTGTAGCTTGGCATGTCGGCATTGATGTTCTTCTGGAAATACACAGCTACTGTCTCATACGTAAAG TTGAAGTGATAGAGGATGATAGAGTACAGATACTGCAGTCACTGacctctgcagaagcagag GGTCGTCTGTTTAAACAGATTATGTTAACCATCTATGTCTGTGGAAATACAGTATTCCTCATTGCCTTCCTGGTGGCAATCAGCCAAACATGA